In the Streptomyces sp. cg36 genome, one interval contains:
- a CDS encoding nitrate/nitrite transporter: MAGRWIQEWDPEDEGFWERTGERIARRNLWFSVFSEHIGFSIWTMWSVMVLFMGPAYHVDPAGKFFLISTATAVGAVVRIPYTFAVARFGGRNWTVFSALSLLVPAGAAFAVMEPGTSYTTFMLVAALAGIGGGNFASSMTNINSFFPLRKKGWALGLNAGGGNIGVPVVQLVGLLVIGTAGATHPRIVLAVYVPLIVAAALGAALRMDNLAPVRNDTGAAREAVRDRHTWIMAFLYVGTFGSFIGYSFAFGLVLQTQFGRTPLQAASLTFIGPLLGSLIRPVGGAFADRFGGARITLWTFAAMSVATGVVIAASVQKSLGVFLVGFIALFVLSGLGNGSTYKMIPAIFQATALAKGMEGEAAAAYGRRLSGAAMGLIGAVGALGGLAINLAFRQSFLTNGTGTAAFVAFLGFYAACFTATWAVYLRRPAEAERRAEPVYADV, translated from the coding sequence ATGGCTGGCCGTTGGATCCAGGAGTGGGATCCCGAGGACGAGGGCTTCTGGGAGCGCACCGGTGAGCGGATCGCCCGGCGCAACCTCTGGTTCTCCGTCTTCTCCGAGCACATCGGCTTCTCGATCTGGACGATGTGGTCGGTGATGGTCCTCTTCATGGGACCCGCCTACCACGTCGACCCGGCGGGGAAGTTCTTCCTCATCTCCACCGCCACCGCCGTCGGCGCGGTCGTGCGGATTCCCTACACGTTCGCCGTCGCCCGGTTCGGCGGGCGCAACTGGACGGTCTTCAGCGCCCTTTCGCTGCTGGTGCCCGCGGGCGCCGCGTTCGCGGTGATGGAGCCCGGCACCTCGTACACGACCTTCATGCTGGTCGCCGCGCTCGCCGGGATCGGCGGCGGCAACTTCGCCTCCTCCATGACCAACATCAACTCCTTCTTCCCGCTGCGCAAGAAGGGGTGGGCGCTCGGGCTCAACGCCGGGGGCGGCAACATCGGGGTGCCCGTCGTGCAGCTCGTCGGGCTGCTGGTGATCGGGACCGCCGGGGCCACCCACCCCCGGATCGTGCTCGCCGTGTACGTGCCGCTCATCGTGGCCGCGGCCCTCGGGGCCGCGCTGAGGATGGACAACCTCGCGCCCGTGAGGAACGACACCGGGGCCGCCCGGGAGGCCGTACGGGACCGGCACACCTGGATCATGGCGTTCCTCTACGTCGGCACCTTCGGCTCGTTCATCGGGTACAGCTTCGCCTTCGGGCTGGTCCTGCAGACCCAGTTCGGGCGCACCCCGCTCCAGGCCGCCTCGCTCACCTTCATCGGGCCGCTGCTCGGCTCGCTGATCCGGCCGGTGGGCGGCGCGTTCGCGGACCGGTTCGGCGGGGCGCGGATCACGCTGTGGACGTTCGCAGCGATGTCGGTGGCCACCGGGGTGGTGATCGCCGCCTCCGTGCAGAAGTCGCTGGGCGTCTTCCTCGTCGGCTTCATCGCGCTCTTCGTGCTCAGCGGGCTCGGCAACGGCTCCACGTACAAGATGATCCCGGCGATCTTCCAGGCCACCGCGCTCGCCAAGGGCATGGAGGGGGAGGCCGCGGCGGCGTACGGGCGGCGGCTCTCCGGGGCCGCCATGGGGCTCATCGGGGCGGTCGGCGCGCTCGGCGGGCTCGCCATCAACCTGGCCTTCCGCCAGTCCTTCCTGACGAACGGCACCGGAACCGCCGCCTTCGTGGCCTTCCTGGGCTTCTACGCGGCCTGCTTCACCGCCACTTGGGCCGTATACCTTCGGCGCCCGGCCGAGGCCGAGAGGCGGGCGGAGCCGGTGTACGCCGATGTCTAA